In one Gemmatimonadaceae bacterium genomic region, the following are encoded:
- a CDS encoding Gfo/Idh/MocA family oxidoreductase has translation MMAPVRVGVVGAGAIAQVAHLPALARSRVAELVALCDNDGPKARALGERFGVHDVYTDIEDLLESAELDAVVLTTPNHLHEPHALSALAAGVHVLCERPLAMSSRGVERILAAASRTGCKVAVANNHRFRSDVQAVHTFLRGGELGKLNGIAAGHHELRQTREGWRYRRAEAGGGAFTDLGLPLLDLALWLADYPEPVRVSAHMERGQGAAAVDEAMVALIECASGMTITIDVSWSYVGLEARWWFDALATRGSARLAPLHVIKDLNGTPTDVTPRGAATRDSTFVQSYRAELAHFAAMVHGETPYEAPADQLVLHRLAEAVFRSADEQKEVRL, from the coding sequence ATGATGGCGCCGGTGCGTGTCGGTGTGGTGGGAGCGGGCGCGATCGCCCAGGTGGCGCACTTGCCCGCGCTGGCGCGGTCGCGCGTGGCGGAGCTCGTCGCCCTCTGCGACAACGACGGGCCCAAGGCCAGAGCGTTGGGCGAACGCTTCGGCGTCCACGACGTCTATACCGACATCGAGGATCTCCTCGAGAGCGCCGAGCTGGACGCGGTGGTGCTCACCACGCCCAACCATCTGCACGAGCCGCACGCGCTGAGTGCGCTGGCGGCGGGCGTCCACGTGCTGTGCGAACGCCCGCTCGCCATGTCGAGCCGCGGCGTCGAACGCATCCTCGCGGCGGCGTCTCGCACGGGCTGCAAGGTGGCCGTCGCCAACAACCACCGCTTCCGCTCGGACGTGCAGGCGGTGCATACGTTTCTGCGCGGCGGAGAGTTAGGCAAGCTCAACGGCATCGCTGCCGGGCATCACGAGCTGCGGCAGACGCGCGAGGGATGGCGCTATCGGCGGGCGGAAGCCGGCGGCGGCGCGTTCACGGACCTCGGACTGCCCCTGCTCGATCTCGCGCTCTGGCTGGCCGATTATCCGGAGCCGGTTCGCGTGAGCGCGCACATGGAGCGCGGCCAGGGCGCGGCCGCCGTCGATGAAGCGATGGTCGCGTTGATCGAGTGCGCATCGGGCATGACGATCACGATCGATGTCTCCTGGTCGTACGTCGGTCTCGAGGCGCGGTGGTGGTTCGACGCGCTGGCGACGCGCGGCAGCGCGCGCCTGGCGCCGCTCCACGTCATCAAGGATTTGAACGGCACACCCACCGACGTGACGCCGCGCGGCGCGGCCACACGCGACAGCACGTTCGTGCAGTCGTATCGCGCCGAGCTCGCGCACTTCGCCGCGATGGTGCACGGCGAGACGCCGTACGAAGCGCCTGCGGATCAGCTCGTCCTGCATCGATTGGCCGAAGCCGTGTTCCGCTCGGCCGACGAGCAGAAGGAGGTGCGGCTGTGA
- a CDS encoding SpoIID/LytB domain-containing protein encodes MRRSTGWTMRWARLSRKASVAAGCAAVACLAACSHPSRPPAGQLPPVVLDTTALRPPAADTTTPEQLPAIAAPNEQPLGGQGRVVRIALATSAGKVTISGTGAWRLFDTGGASTLVRAAGGELWTVESRNGLLRAVNDDGTVTPERPAPFVARAASRGAVLTVNGARYRGEVWVMPAANGDDVMVVNRLYLEDYLRGVVPMEIGHRTAAEREAVAAQAIAARSYAYTHIASDARPYDMRNTVVDQVYGGADAETPLGDTAVLETRGLVLTYHGVVVNAPYHSACGGRTAAASEIWRSPDEPYLVSVSDRIPGTDRFYCDIAPRFRWERTFTRAALRALLDRYLKEYTTVSSRGPGAPRSLAVESRTPSGRVRALEIVTDRGHYTVRMDNIRFVLRSSDGEILNSTAFTVENERDANGELSRVIVRGNGYGHGVGMCQWGAIGRARAGQDYRTILRAYYPGTTVAVVGSA; translated from the coding sequence ATGCGACGCTCGACCGGCTGGACGATGCGTTGGGCGCGGTTGTCTCGTAAGGCATCCGTCGCCGCTGGATGCGCGGCGGTCGCGTGCCTCGCCGCGTGCTCGCATCCGTCGCGTCCACCGGCGGGGCAGCTGCCGCCCGTGGTGCTCGACACGACGGCGTTGCGGCCGCCGGCCGCGGACACGACGACGCCCGAACAGCTGCCCGCCATCGCGGCGCCGAACGAACAGCCGTTAGGCGGGCAGGGGCGGGTGGTGCGCATCGCGCTGGCCACCTCCGCCGGCAAGGTCACGATTTCGGGGACGGGCGCCTGGCGCTTGTTCGACACCGGCGGCGCGAGCACGCTCGTGCGCGCGGCGGGCGGCGAGCTGTGGACGGTCGAGAGCCGGAACGGACTGCTCCGCGCGGTGAACGATGACGGGACGGTGACGCCAGAGCGGCCGGCGCCGTTCGTCGCGCGCGCGGCATCGCGCGGCGCGGTGCTCACCGTGAACGGTGCCCGCTATCGGGGCGAAGTGTGGGTCATGCCGGCCGCGAACGGCGACGACGTGATGGTCGTCAACCGCCTCTACCTCGAGGATTATCTGCGCGGCGTCGTGCCGATGGAAATCGGCCATCGCACTGCCGCCGAGCGCGAAGCCGTCGCCGCGCAGGCCATCGCCGCGCGGAGCTATGCGTACACGCACATCGCCTCCGATGCTCGGCCCTACGACATGCGGAACACCGTCGTCGACCAGGTGTATGGCGGTGCGGACGCCGAAACTCCGTTAGGCGACACGGCGGTGCTCGAGACGCGCGGGCTGGTGCTCACCTACCATGGCGTGGTGGTGAACGCGCCGTATCATTCGGCGTGCGGCGGCCGGACGGCGGCAGCGAGCGAGATCTGGCGCAGTCCCGACGAGCCGTACCTGGTCTCGGTCAGCGACCGGATTCCGGGCACCGATCGGTTCTACTGCGACATCGCGCCGCGCTTCCGTTGGGAGCGAACCTTTACCCGCGCGGCGCTGCGCGCGCTGCTGGATCGGTATCTCAAGGAGTATACGACGGTGTCGTCGCGCGGCCCGGGCGCGCCGCGTTCGCTGGCGGTCGAGAGCCGGACGCCGTCCGGTCGCGTGCGCGCCCTCGAGATCGTGACCGACCGCGGACATTATACGGTGCGCATGGACAACATCCGCTTCGTGCTGCGATCATCGGACGGCGAGATCCTGAACAGCACGGCGTTCACAGTCGAGAACGAGCGCGATGCGAACGGCGAGTTGTCCCGCGTGATCGTGCGCGGGAATGGATATGGGCACGGCGTGGGTATGTGCCAGTGGGGAGCGATCGGGCGTGCCCGGGCCGGACAGGATTATCGGACGATACTTCGTGCCTACTATCCGGGAACCACGGTGGCCGTGGTCGGCTCGGCTTAA